In one Arachis duranensis cultivar V14167 chromosome 9, aradu.V14167.gnm2.J7QH, whole genome shotgun sequence genomic region, the following are encoded:
- the LOC107463764 gene encoding CBL-interacting serine/threonine-protein kinase 5, producing MDLKNEMEIKLSNSARTVIFNKYEMGRVLGQGNFAKVYYGRNLATNESVAIKVIKKDKLKKERLIEQIKREVSVMRLVRHPNIVELKEVMATKGKIFLVMEYVKGGELFKKVEKGKLKEDVARKYFQQLISAVDFCHSRGVTHRDLKPENLLLDENEELKVSDFGLSALPEQRRADGMLITPCGTPAYVAPEVLKKKGYDGSKADIWSCGVILYALVCGYLPFQGENVMRIYRKAFKAQYEFPDWVPEGAKNLISNLLVADPEKRFSIADIMKDPWFQVGFMRPIAFSFKESAIGDNVDDFDEDDGDSNNNQEFNKDDLKQSSSAKPARPFYNAFEIISSLSHGFDLRSLFETRKRSPSVFISKLSAQAVVGKLEAMAKKLNFRVAGKKKKEFVVRMEGEREGRKGRLAMTVEVFEVAPEVAVVEFSKSSGDTLEYIKFCEEEVRPSLNDIVWSWQGDGNN from the exons ATGGATCTGAAAAACGAGATGGAGATCAAGTTGTCGAACAGCGCTAGGACGGTGATATTCAACAAGTACGAGATGGGACGCGTGTTAGGTCAGGGAAATTTTGCCAAGGTATACTACGGCAGGAACCTAGCGACGAACGAAAGTGTGGCGATTAAGGTGATAAAGAAGGATAAGCTGAAGAAGGAGAGGCTGATAGAGCAGATTAAGAGAGAGGTTTCGGTTATGAGGCTGGTGAGGCATCCGAACATAGTGGAGCTGAAGGAAGTCATGGCCACGAAGGGGAAGATATTCTTGGTTATGGAGTATGTTAAGGGAGGCGAATTGTTCAAGAAAGTGGAGAAAGGGAAGCTCAAGGAAGATGTAGCTAGAAAGTATTTTCAGCAGTTGATCTCGGCCGTTGATTTCTGCCATAGCCGCGGCGTCACTCACAGAGATCTCAAGCCGGAGAATCTGCTGCTTGATGAGAATGAAGAGCTTAAGGTCTCCGATTTTGGCCTCTCTGCTTTGCCGGAACAACGCCGTGCAG ATGGTATGCTGATAACACCGTGTGGAACACCTGCATATGTGGCACCAGAAGTGTTGAAGAAGAAAGGGTATGATGGATCCAAAGCAGATATATGGTCTTGTGGAGTGATTCTTTATGCTCTGGTTTGTGGCTATCTACCCTTCCAAGGCGAAAACGTGATGAGAATCTACAGAAAAGCCTTCAAGGCTCAGTATGAATTCCCTGATTGGGTTCCGGAAGGAGCAAAGAACTTGATCTCAAACCTACTTGTAGCTGATCCTGAAAAGAGGTTCTCAATTGCAGATATCATGAAGGATCCTTGGTTCCAAGTCGGCTTCATGCGTCCGATTGCATTCTCCTTTAAGGAGTCTGCCATTGGGGACAATGTGGATGACTTCGATGAGGATGATGGTGATAGTAATAACAATCAAGAGTTTAACAAGGATGATTTGAAGCAGAGTAGTTCTGCTAAGCCTGCACGGCCGTTTTACAATGCTTTCGAGATAATTTCCTCGCTGTCGCATGGTTTTGATCTGAGGAGTTTGTTTGAGACAAGGAAGAGGTCACCTTCAGTGTTTATATCAAAGCTTTCGGCTCAAGCAGTGGTGGGGAAGCTAGAGGCTATGGCGAAGAAATTGAATTTCAGAGTGGccgggaagaagaagaaggagtttGTTGTGAGGATGGAAGGGGAGAGGGAAGGGAGGAAAGGGAGGCTGGCCATGACGGTGGAAGTGTTCGAGGTGGCGCCGGAGGTGGCCGTGGTGGAGTTCTCGAAGTCTTCTGGGGATACCTTGGAGTATATCAAATTCTGTGAGGAAGAAGTTAGGCCTTCATTGAATGACATTGTTTGGAGTTGGCAGGGAGATGGTAACAACTAA